GCTGTAATAAACGAGGTTCTTCCGCGAAAAAACCTCTTGCCGCGCCCTCCGGTATCAAATATCGATGTTTTGTTTATTGTGTGCGCAAGCTCTGAACCGGAGCCGTCGGTGCTTGGAATCGACAAGCTTACCGTCATAGCCGCTCATCTTTCTATAAAGCCCATACTGATTATAAATAAAACTGAAATAAATCCGGTAAAAGCGTCCGAACTTTTTGATATATATTCTTTTTCGGGAATTAATACATTTTTATTCCAGGAAAACACTCATGATGAAGTAAAAGCTGCTCTGCTCCCTTTAATAGAAGGAAATGTTTGTACATTCGCGGGAGAAAGCGGAGTCGGCAAATCAACGCTCCTCAATTCACTTTTCGGAGAAGATATTTCAAAAACTTCTGTTTTGAGTGACAAAAGTAAAAGAGGGCGTCAGACAACACGCGAAAGTGTTTTATATCCGATTTCTTTTTGTAAAAGCCCTTCTTTTTTGGCGGATACTCCCGGTTTCTCGCTTCTTGATTTTGAAAAGAACTCATTTGTGGATAAATATGAGCTTGCCCAGTGTTTTTCTGATTTTATTTCTTTTACAGATAAATGTAAATATAATAAATGCTCGCATACGGTTGAGGAAGGATGCGCCGTGCTTGAAGCGGTAAGAGAAGGAAAAATTAAGAAAACCCGCCATGAAAGCTATATGTATTTATATAATTGTGTAAAAAATTTTAAACCTTGGGAAAAGAGGTCATAGTCACAAATAAATAAAGATATAATTATATCATGTTTTTGTATTTCCTTTGCTTAATATTACAATTCTAATATCTATATATAGTGTTTCAAAGACTTTTTTATTTCATTATTTTATATTTTCCGATTTGACACAATAATATTTTTTATTGTATTAATGCTATAATTATAATATAAAATCACAATTGTACAATTTGTACATTTTTTTCATTTAATTTTTGTTCATATCGACTGTTGCAATTTATTCATACACATGTTACAATATATTCAGAAATTTTATAGGAGGATATCTATGAAAAAGACTTTTGCATTACTCATTGCCATCGTCATGATAGCTTCTCTGTGCGCATTTCAGGTAAGCGCAGCCGGAAAGGTTGTTTATGTCGGCGGCGATCCAACTCTTGAAGAAAAAGGCACCGGAACACAAGATGATCCTTTTTCAAAGCTCTCTCTTGCGATCAAAGCACTTCCGCAAGGCGGCGAAATCGTTCTCTTAAACGACATTGACCTCGGATACGAATACACCAATGACAAAACCAAACCAGCTCCTACGGCAGATACAATCGGTAATTCATCCGATACTGCTTTTCATTGCAGAAACCCATTTCATACCGGATATATTACAATCCGCAGTGAATCATCCAGTGATGTAAAAAATATTGTTTTTACATGTCACAGAGATTTTACATCCTGGGTAATGGGTGGTCCGACGATATTTAAGGATGTAAAATTCAGTTTTTCAGCAATCGGTGGTTATAAGAGGATCTATTCAAACGGATTCCCGCTTATATTAGACTCAGGTACCACTGGTGAAGGAACTTATTTCTATCCCGGAATAAGCCCCTATACAACCGATGAAGATAAAGCTTCAAGAATCGTGACAAAATCTGATATCATATTCAAAGACGGTAATTGGAATTATCTTTTCGGCGCTCAGGCGACCAACTGCGCCAGCGATCTTGTTTCAAATTATTATGTAATAGGAAAAGCTTCTATCGTCGGATATGCTTCTGTCGGTCCGATGTTTGGAGTTTCTTTCAAAGAAGCAAACCTCTATGTGGATACTACAGGAGCGGTCGCTACTGTTCATTCAGCATATCAAGGTAAAGACGGAACCGTAAATATCTATATCAGAAACGGCTCAGTCGGAACTCTCAACTGCGCCACACAAAGCGGCGGCACACTTAAAGCTGTCAACGTTTATATTTCCGGCGGAGATGTCACCACGGCTCTCAACGGAAAATGCGACGTTGCCGAATCGACAAATCTCTTTCTCGGCAAGGGCTTTAAACCAACTGCCACCGCAGCTGATTTTACATCGACAAATGAATCCACAATTTTCTATGTAGACGGAGCTCTCGGTCATGCAGATTCCGGAGACGGCAGCCATGGCAATCCTTTTGCAAAAATTTCTCAGGCTATAAAAGCAATAGGCGACAATGACGGCACAGTTGTTCTTCTCTCTGATGTTGACCTTGCATACGAAATGTATGAAACTCCCAACGGAAGCGATGATACAGTTAAAACTCATATTTTCAATCCTAAACACAAGGGAACCATAACAATTCTTGGCACTTCCTGCGAAGCTCCCACAAATATCAAGATGACCGCTCATCGTTGGTATGCTTCCTGGAATATGGGCGGAAACACAATTTGCTACAACATAGGAATATTTGGTAACTGTTCATATTATCAGATCTTTAACAATGGTTATGACCTTACTTTTGATTATAACTGCACAACTGCCGGCGGTGCGACATATTTTTACACCGGTAATTCTCCTTATCTTTCCGATGAAGACACCGCGGCTCTCGACGGCAAATATACCGGCGGATCGCTCACTTTTAAAACCGGTACATGGAATTACATTTTCGGGCCGAAGAAAACCGCTATTGCTGAAGTGTCCGAAGGCGAAACCCCGGCTGATAATTTCAACGAAGATGTCAGCACTGCAAATAATATACTCGGTGATGCTGTGTTCTCAGGTTATATTGAGCTGGGCGGAATGGATAATGTCAACGTCAACAAAGTAACTTTGAACTGCAACACCGCAGGCACTATCGGAACTCTGCATGTCGGTTATGCCGGCAACATAAAGGAATGCAGACTCAACCTTCTTAGCGGTACTATCGACAAAGCAGCTCTCGGCAGCGTAAGCGCTGAAGGTTTAACCTGCGATAAGATGATCCTTAATCTTCGCGGCGGCGATATAACAACTCAGTTTGATCTCATTGATACCAAGCCTTTCACTTTCGGTGAAGCAATCGCGTATGTAGCAGACGGAATAAAATACACCGCTACAGCCGGCGAGGGTATTACTCTTAAGACCGGAAATCTCCCCGCTACAGTCTCTCTTGACAAGACATCATATAAACCCGGTCAAGCAATCACTGTTTCCTTCACAGATGCTTCCGCAAAAGACTGGGTTGGAATTATTAAGAAGGGTCACACCCCCGGAGAAACCGCCATCGACAATGATATGGGCGGCAAAACATTCGGATCTGCTCTCATGTGGGCTTATATAAGCGGCGAAGGACAAGTAGTTCTTACCGCTGAATCTGAAGGCTGTCTCAAAGATCTCGAAAAGATCGAGCTTCCTGTCGGCGATTACATCCTCTTCTACGCTCAGAACGACAGCTATGCAGTAACTCAGTCTATCGAATTCAAAGTAAGCAATGAAACCGCTCCTACCGAGACCGGCGATATGACATATATTCTCATCGCCGCAATCATTTTATCAGCAATAGCAGCAGCCGTTGTTGTTAAGAAGCAGAGATCATAATTCGCTTAAATAAATTACCGGAAGCTTTTCAGCTTCCGGTAATTTTTATTCCCAAAACTCGTTTAATGCATCTTTTAAATCATCAATATCGGCAATATGTTTTATATCATCCCAATCGTCAGGAAAAGCTTCTATATAGTCCTGCTGTCTGTATCTTGAATCGCAAAGTAATATGAATCCTCTGTCATCTTCGCTTCTGATAACTCTGCCGGCAGCCTGAAAGACACGGTTTAATCCCGGCAGATCATATGCGAGTCTTTTCCCTGTTTCTCCTCTTTCGTCATATAGTAATACCTGAGATTCCTTTTCTTTATTCGGAGGCACCAATCCAACTCCTACAATTATGGCACCGTAAAGAGCATCTCCAATCAGGTCTATTCCTTCAGAAAATATTCCGCCTAAAACAGCAAAACCGACCATTGAAATATTGCCTAAAGCAATCTGACGAAAGCTTGATACAAACGATTCTCTTTCAGAATTCGGCATATGCCTTTTTTGTACTATAATTTTATCATATGAAAAAAGTCTTTTGTAAACCGATACCGCATTTTCAAGGTAATCAAAAGACGGCATAAAAACAAGATAATTTCCATGCTTCACATTAACTGCCGCGTTTATATATCTACAAAGATCAACAACAGTCGAATTTCTTGCCGAATATGTAGTTTCTATTTCTATGTCTGCAATCAATCGGTTTTCACGTGCATATGGCGATGGCAAATCAATAAAATTGTCAAAATCATTTCCGCCCAGTACGTTGAAATAATATTCGCTCGGCAGCAGAGTCGCAGAAAAAAACACAGCATTTCCCCATTGCAGCACAATGCTTGAAATCCGTTCCGATGGATCGATAAGATATATTTTTAATGATCCGTCCGTATCATAAAGCGTCATATAGGTTCTGATATAGGATGATATTAATCTGTTTGAGCTTTTGCTATCAAGATTCCGAACTGTTTTCGCTATATCGGCTATAAAACAAAACCTTTTATATTTGAAATAAAGATCTTTTATCTTTTCATACGGATACGGCAATGTGTCATCTTCTGGATTCAACGTTATCAACCGTTTCAACAAAAGCTCAGAGAGCTTATATGCGTATATCACTGGTTCATCTTCAAGCTCAAATGAAAATAATTTGTTTTCTTCCTTTACAGCTTTTGCGGCAATTTTAAAATAATTAAGTAAATCCGAAGTAATTTCCGCTTCCTGCTTAAATTTGTTTGATATTGCTTTATAAAATGACGAAATATCTGATTCGTCAAGTCTCGCGGACCAACATTCTCTTACTCTGTCAGGAAGGTTATGCGCCTCGTCTATAAGAAGGAAATAATTATCAGTATTCAACGCGTATCGCTTTATTGAAACAAATGGATCAAAAATATAATTGTAGTCGCAGATGACGATATCGCAATATTCAGAGGCGTCAAGCGCAAGCTCAAAAGGACATACTTTATATTTATCAGCAAAAAAGCCTATATCTTTTTCGCTGATATGTGTGTTTTGATTCAGCAGATTAAGTAATGCTTCATTTATCCGTGAGTAATGACCTGCTGCCTTTTCGCATAGCTCAGGAGTGCATTCATCAAACGGGCAGAGATCATGCTTTGACGCAAGGGTAATTGATTTTAATAAAGGCTTTCCGTTTTGGAGCGCATTAAGCGCATCCATTGCGGCGGCCCTTATACTGCTTCTTGGTGTTAAATAAAATATTTTATCTGTTTTTCCGGCCAGAAGTAATTTAATTGCCGGATACAGAGCAGAAATTGTCTTCCCTATACCGGTAGGAGCAGACGCAAACAACTTGTATTTATTTTTACCCGCTTTATATATTTCACGTATAAGCTCTTTTTGTCCGTCGCGGTATTTATCATACGGAAATTTAATTGTCTTATTATTCAGTTCAGGATTTATATATCGCTTTGCAGCTATCAATGCAAAAGGAAGGTAAGCTTTGATCAGCGTATTAAAGAATTCGTTCAGCTCAGTAAATTCATTAACGCTTTCTCTGTATACTATTTCACCGCTGTTGACCGGCACATAACAAAGCCTGATATTACATCTTGATAGCTTTCTGGAAACGCAAAGCATGAAGGCATAACATTTTGCCTGGGCAAGGTGAAGCGGGTTATACGGAACATTTTCTGCGGTACCTTTAACGCTTTTAATTTCATCTACGGTGTATTCGCCATTGTTCAATGAAATGCCGTCGGCAATTCCGGACACAACAAATTCGATACAGTTATCAGCCAGGACAAACTTTGATTCAAGACGAACCTCAGCTCTGTAATTCTCGTTTTCAGATATCATATCCGATTCAAAACGAGAATGAACGTCCTTTCCTTCTTTGAGCCTGTCAGATGTATAAATTCCGCGACCGCCAATATCTCCAGAGCGAAGCAAGAAGCAGACAAGCTCTCCCACTGAAATATTGACAGTACATTTACATACAGATAATTCATCTGAAATAGATTTTCTGGTTTTCATTTAATTGTTACGAAGTTTTTCAGAATACCTATACCTTCAATTTCAACTTCTATTATATCACCGGCTTTTATCTCTCCGATTCCGCTGGGTGTTCCTGTGGTGACAACATCGCCAGGCATTAGAGTCATACATGACGTAATGAATTCAAGCTGTTCATATACATTCCAACGCATATCTGATGTATTTGCCTTCTGAACTGTCTTTCCGTTACGAACCGTTCTGATATTCAAGCACATAGGATCAACTTCAGTTTCAATCCATGGACCGAAGGGAGCAAAGGTATCAAATCCTTTTGCGCGTGTCCATTGACCATCAATTTTTTGAATGTCACGTGCTGTCACATCGTTAAAGCAGGTATAGCCCAATATATAGTTATGTGCGTCAGATGCTTTAACGCTGCTTGCTTTTTGCGATATAATAAACGCCAGCTCACCCTCATAATCGATTCTTCCAAAACCATTCGGGATCCTGATATTGCCTAAATGATGGTTTACAGAGCTTGGAGGCTTCAGAAAAATGACCGGTGTCTCAGGCACTTCTCCTCCGATCTCAGCAATGTGTTCTTTATAACATTTGCCGACAGCGACGATCTTTGACGGCATTGAAGGAGAAAGGATTACTATATTGTCCGTTTGATCTGATATTGGCAGAATTTCACCTGTTTCGGTAAACCTAAGAAAATCCGTATCACAGCTTTTTTCTTTATTTAAATATTCGCACACAGAGATTTTATCTCCAACGATTTTACCGTATAAAACCGTTTTCTTTTTTCCGTCATTATACTCAAAACGTACAATACGCATATCTATTCTCCGTTTTATAAGTTATTCAGGATTTCAGACCATACATTCCCGCTTCCCTCTCCTGTAAGAGAAGAAAATGGTATCACTTTCGTGCCCGGACGGATGATATCACTGTTTCGAAGCTCGTCTAGATTGATTTTTAGAATTGCTTTTGTTAGTTTATCAGATTTTGTGGCCGCAACAATATATGGTATGTCATGGTAATTCATCCATGTAAACATATTGATATCATCTTTTGTCGCTCCGACTTTTATATCTATCAACTGTATAACGGCTTTAAGCTTGTCGTTTTCTTCGAAATAAGCTTCAACCAGATTAGACCACTTAAGCTGTTCTTCGTTGCTGCGCTGTGCATATCCATATCCGGGAAGATCCACAAAATATATCTTTCCGTCTATATTGTAATAATTAATTGTAATCGTTTTCCCCGGCATTCCGCTTACGCGTGCAAAGTTTTTTCTGTTCAATAGTTTATTAATCAATGAACTTTTGCCTACATTTGAACGTCCCGAAAAAGCAATTTGATATAATCCGTCTCTTATCAGCTGCTCGGAAAATCCGGCGGAAATTGTCAGAGATACATTGTTTTTATTCATCACTTCCTCCTGAAGCTTATTAAACGGTAAATAATAAGATTTTCAGCTTCGCATGCCTGTAATATTAACAGGTACTCTTATTTCTGAAATACTTATATTCGTATTTTCAAAATCAGTAGCTGAAGGCGCTTTTACTTTTGTTTCAGATGCGCTTTCTAATTCTTTGAAACCGCATAATGCAACTCTCAACACATCGAAAATGCTATCTGCCGGAATAAATTCAACATTTTGTTTAACTTCTTCGTCGACTTCATCAAGATCATCAAGGTTTTCGATGGGAATTATTATTTTCTTCATTCCGTTTGCATAAGCAGCCGAGCACTTTTCTCTGAGACCGCCTATAGCAAGCACATTTCCAGTGAGCGTTATTTCGCCTGTCATTGCGATGTCGGTTCTTACGGGCATTTCGGAAAGAGCCGATACAAGCGCACAGGTCATAGATACTCCTGCGCTCGGCCCGTCCTTTGGCACCGCTCCTTCGGGAAAATGAATATGTATGTCAGTCTTATTATAAAAATTTGTATCCTTAATTCCGAACGCTTCGGCATTTTTCCTAATAAGACTTATCGCAGCGTGAGCCGATTCCTTCATAACATCTCCGAGCATACCCGTTAGCTCAAGCTTACCGGTACCGGGCATGGTCAAAACTTCGACTTTAAGCAATTCGCCGCCGGATTCTGTCCACGCAAGTCCATTTACAACACCGATCTGCGGAAGCTTTTCAATCTTATCTTTTTTATATTTTCTTTTTTCAAGATAATTGATTATGTCAGCAGACTCAATAGTCAATGTCTGAGCCTCGCCCGAAACAATCTTTTTTGCGGCACGGCGGCATATCTTAGCTATCTCTCTTTCAAGATTTCTGACGCCTTGCTCTCTTGTGTAATACTCGATTATTTCTGTAATCGACGCATCTGTGAATTTTAAAATCCTTCGATTCAACCCATGACGCTTAACCTGCTTAGGAATTATATGGTTTTTTGCTATTGATATTTTTTCCGACGCAGTGTAACCCTTAATGCTAATAATTTCCATTCTATCGAGCAATGCTCTTGGAATGGTCTCAGTAGTATTTGCTGTTGCAATAAACATACAATCCGAAAGGTCAACCGGTATTTCAATAAAATGATCTCTGAACGCGTGATTCTGTTCACCGTCCAATACCTCAAGCAAAGCCGACGCGGGATCTCCGTGACCGTCATATGCAAGCTTATCAATTTCATCAAGTACAACAACCGGATTCAAAGAACCGGCTTGCGTCAAAGCGTTTACTATTCTACCTGGCATACTACCTATATACGTTTTTCTATGTCCGCGTATTTCCGCTTCATCACGAATACCTCCCAGAGATATACGCACATATTTTCTTTTCATAGCTCTTGCTATTGAAGCGCATATTGATGTTTTACCGACTCCAGGCGCTCCGACAAGGCAGATGATCTGTGTCTTCAGTTCAGGAGCAAGCTGTTTTACAGCAAGAAATTCAATGATTCTTTTCTTGACGTCGATTAAACCGTCATGATCTTCATTCAATATTTTTTCCGCGGATTTTATATCAAGTCTGTCTTTGGTTTTCTTTGTCCAAGGCAATTCAAGACATGCGTCTATATAATTTTTAATAACGGTGGCTTCCGCTGAACCAAACGCCATCTTTGAAAGCTTTTCATTTTCTTTTAAAAGACGGTCTTCAACAGCTTTCGGCAGCTTCTTTTTTACTATTTCATCGTAAAGCTCATCGGATTCTTCTTCAGGTTCGGTATTTCCAAGTTCTTCTCTTATAACATGAAGCTGCTCACGGAGAAAATAATCGCGCTGACTTTTATCCATCCGATCATGGACCTTTTTGTTTATGTCCTCTTCGAGCTTTAGTATATCAATCTCTGATTCCAAAATAAGAGAAATCAACTCCGCGCGTTTTATCGGGTCGAATTCCTCAAGAATTTCTTGTTTGTCTTCATATTTAAACAACACATTAGCGGCGATAAAATCCGAAAATAACCCCGGATCGCTAATTGCGTTTATAGCGACAGTCGCCTCTTTTGAAAGCTTCGGAGCAAATTTTAGATATGTATTAAGCCTGTCTATTGCGTTTTTAATTAAAGCTTCTCCGCGGATACCGCCGTTATCATCAAGCGCTATCGCTTTTTTGATTACATCGGCGTACAATTCTCCGTTTTCATACTTATGAAGCTCCGTCATTTCTGCGCGAGCAACTCCTTCCACGATAAGACGGTATTGCTTATCCGGAAGTTTTAAAGCTTGTTTTATTACTGCAATTGTGCCGATTTTATATAGATCCTTTTGTTCAGGAATATCTACAGAAGAATCAATTTGTGTCACTATAAATATTTTTTTGTCCGATTCCAGCGCTTTTTCAATAGCTGCGACAGATATTTCTCTCGTAGCTTCGAATCCTGTCGGCATATCAGGAAATACTACCATTCCTCGCATTGCAATTACAGGGAGAGTAAAGCTTGTTAATTTTTCTGTATATTTAACCATTTATATTATTTCCTTTTTTCATATTGAGCAGAATAAGTCATTTTCTATTATATCAGACAAAAGAATAAAAGACCATAAGTTTTTATTAATTTTCAATTAAATTTTCTGAGCGGTTAATAGTAAGCGATGTCGTAAAACAAAAAAGCGAGCCCCGAGGAGCTCGCTTTTTTGTTTATTCACTTTTGAATTTAATTATTTAGCTCTTCTTTTTGCGACAACTACACCTGCAAGGCTAAGAGCAGCAACGAGAGCGAATACAACGGTGGTATCACCGGTGGTCGGATTCGTTGTATCATCTTCTGCAGGTTCTGTTGCAGTGGGATGAGCATCAGCGTATGCTTTTGCGATCACGGCGTCAGCATCAGTTTCATGAGCAGGCGTAGGAGCCATAGCAGCTCTTCCGGCTGCGGAATCGTCTGTCTTTATCAAAAGGCAGTCGTACTGAATGTCATTAGCAATGGTATCTTTTGTAGCATAGAGATTAACGGTGATATAAGCAGTTCCTGCGGGAGCAGTTGTTGCAAAACCAGCGCCGCCATCATATGCATTTCCAGCATTGGCAGTGTCAGAATTGGCAGTGTATTCATAATAGTTGGTATCAGTAGCGGCAACAGCTTTGAGATCCTTGTCCCAATACTCAACTTTGAAGCCCATAACTCCTTGAGCGCTGGTCATATTATCAACAAACCAAAGAACGCATTCGGTCTTGATCTTTGTTCCTGCTTCAACGGGAATATAAGCTGTTCTTATTCCCATAACGCTGTTGGCATCGGTCTTATCAAATCCGAGAGCAAACTTTCTATACCAACCATAAGTAGATTGGAATATTTTCGCATCGGTAAATTCGCTGTCTTTTGATTTAACGAAGCCGTAAGGAAGACTGTCATCAGTAAAGCCCGCGTTTTCAATAACACGCATGCCTTTTTCGTCCTGAACAATGGTATCGATATTGGTCGGCATACCGTCGGCGGCAACAGGATATCCTTCGAAATCGGTGTAGAAAATTACACCATTGTCTTTGTCTGTCCATGCGATGAACTTAGGATCGGTCGTGGGAGCAGCATATGAGCTGACTGCGATCAGAGCCGAAATCATCATGCATGCAAGAATAACGGAAAAAAGTCTTATAGCCTTTTTCATAGTGAAACCCTTTCTTTTGTACAAAATTTCTATGTTTATTATACCGCATTTAAATTCGTAATACAAGAGGATTTTTGAATAATTTTAATTTTTTTTAAATTTTTTACAGACGAGGTGTGTCAACGCTTTCACATATTGGATATCCCTGGGAAGATCTCTTCGCATTTCCAATACCTTCCTGCTCGAACACAACTATATCATTTTCTCCTTTTTTCAAAAGAGCTTCCGGTAAAAAGAGCGTTTTAGTAGGTCCAACATCAAAGTATCTTCCTAAATTAAAACCGTTTACGAAAACAATTCCCTTCTTAAAGCCCTCTGTTTTAATAAATGTGTGCCCGTCCGGAGCGTCATTCAAAAAAAGAGTCCCTTTCATAAACGCGGGAAGCATATCCGCACTAAGCTCGGATGACGGAATATACCCGTCATCGGGAATATCGGTCATCGGGCATGTATACACATCCCATTCAAACTGATATTGGTAGTCAAGCTTAATACCACCAATAATTCCCTTTCTGTCATATATACCCGAGCCGTAATTTACGCGTCCCATATTCTCTGTCACAATCGTTATCAATAATCCGCTCTCAGGTATTTCAGGAAGCTTCAAATGCTTGTTTTGCTCCTCGTCGTTGCGGTATATGGTTTTTAAAAGCTTTCCGTCCGCAAAAATATACGCTCTGTCTCTTATGTCACCAAAGCTCAGTTCTCCGCCCGTGTGCGGCCCGCAAAGGCGTTTTTCGTATACTATATAGCCTGTGTTCTGATCATATTTTTCCATTGAATCCGGAAAAGAGGAATGATGAAATCCTGAAATATCTTTAAAACATGATAAAAATGGTTTGGCGCGGTCGAGAATTATTTCTCCGTAAGCACGTCTTTTATGTTCAGCAGGTCGTTCGGGAAGCTTCACTTTTGTTCTTTCTTTCATCAGTGAACAAAGCTTTGTATATTTTTCAGTATATCCTCCCCATTCGCTTATTATGCTGTCATAATCATAGCTTGTTACAGTCGGCATATATTTACCGTCATAGTTCGCACCGTTCATAAACCCGAAGTTTGTCCCGCCGTGAAACATATAGAAATTAAAGGACGCATTTGCATCCAGCATATCGGCGACTTCTTTTCCGAACGATTCCGTATCGCGTGTATGATGCGGAGCATCAATCGCCCAGTGATCAAACCATCCGTCCCAAAATTCAGTACACATAGGCGGATCATCCGGTCTGAAACGCTTCAATTCGTCAAAGGCGGCCTTTGCGTTGCTTCCGAAGTTTGCCGTTTCGTAAACCTCCGGAAGGCTTCCACCCTGGAACGACAGCCTGACAGGACCGTCAGAGGTGAAAAAGAATGTGTCAATTCCATTTTTTAAGTATAATTCCTTTAATGCGGCAAGATATGACTTATCATTTCCAAAGCTGCCATATTCATTTTCGATCTGCAGCGCTATTACGTTTCCACCGCGTGAATATAATGAATCATGTATTAAATCGCAATATTTATTAAGATAATCACGCACATGCGTCATATAAGGCTCCGAATTGCATCTGAGCCTTATGTTTTCATCCTTTAACAGCCAAGCGGGAAATCCGCCAAAATCCCATTCGGCACAAATATACGGACCCGGACGGAGAATGACGTACAAACCAACTTCCGATGCCGCTTCAATAAATTTTTTCAAATCAAGCATTCCTGAAAAATCGAAACAGCCCTTTTGTGGCTCATGCAGATTCCAGCATGAATATGTCTCCACGGTATTCATTCCGCAGGATTTCAGCTGTAACAGCCGTTCTTTCCAGTATTCGGGAAACACGCGAAAATAATGAATTGAACCGGATCTGATTATAAATGGATCATCATCGAGATAAAACGAACCGTTTTTAATACAAAGATCTTTTTTCATATGCCTCTCCTTATTTATTTTAAATATTTGATTTTTTAAGTTGAGCGTAATTACCCAGCAGTTTCTTTCGTCCTGCTTTTGCAAAATCGATTACATAAAGCATATCGCCCGCAACCTCGGTCGCTTCAACTATTTCACCGATACCGAACAGCTTATGCTCGATAATATCCCCTGCGTCGAATTTAGGTGCTTTATTTACATTGATCTTTGGTGATTTTGTATCAGGCAACCGATCATGCTGAGAATTTACGGAAGCTCTGCCGCCAGAGCCGCCTTTTATTTTACTGCTTTCCGTTCTTTTTGAGTTTTCAAATCGTTGCCCTTCATCGAGGCATTCATAATCTTTGTTTCTTTCCTCCGGACACGAACGAAAGACCTTGACATTTTTATTATCGCAGTATTCATCGGGTATCTCCGAAGCAAAACGCGAAACCGGATTTCGCGATATGAAGCCGTATAAAAGCCTTGTTTCGCAGTTTGTTATACAAATGTTTTTCTTTGCACGGGTTAACGCGACATAAAAAAGCCGTCTTTCTTCTTCTATTTCATCCGGAGAATCAACCGATCTCTGCGATGG
The Oscillospiraceae bacterium genome window above contains:
- the rsgA gene encoding ribosome small subunit-dependent GTPase A; the protein is MLEPGYGNTGMFRGRLLCCVGGKYKVFDGNSIIGCEARGIFRHNNLSPVAGDEVICIRGQNNENTAVINEVLPRKNLLPRPPVSNIDVLFIVCASSEPEPSVLGIDKLTVIAAHLSIKPILIINKTEINPVKASELFDIYSFSGINTFLFQENTHDEVKAALLPLIEGNVCTFAGESGVGKSTLLNSLFGEDISKTSVLSDKSKRGRQTTRESVLYPISFCKSPSFLADTPGFSLLDFEKNSFVDKYELAQCFSDFISFTDKCKYNKCSHTVEEGCAVLEAVREGKIKKTRHESYMYLYNCVKNFKPWEKRS
- a CDS encoding ATP-dependent DNA helicase, translated to MKTRKSISDELSVCKCTVNISVGELVCFLLRSGDIGGRGIYTSDRLKEGKDVHSRFESDMISENENYRAEVRLESKFVLADNCIEFVVSGIADGISLNNGEYTVDEIKSVKGTAENVPYNPLHLAQAKCYAFMLCVSRKLSRCNIRLCYVPVNSGEIVYRESVNEFTELNEFFNTLIKAYLPFALIAAKRYINPELNNKTIKFPYDKYRDGQKELIREIYKAGKNKYKLFASAPTGIGKTISALYPAIKLLLAGKTDKIFYLTPRSSIRAAAMDALNALQNGKPLLKSITLASKHDLCPFDECTPELCEKAAGHYSRINEALLNLLNQNTHISEKDIGFFADKYKVCPFELALDASEYCDIVICDYNYIFDPFVSIKRYALNTDNYFLLIDEAHNLPDRVRECWSARLDESDISSFYKAISNKFKQEAEITSDLLNYFKIAAKAVKEENKLFSFELEDEPVIYAYKLSELLLKRLITLNPEDDTLPYPYEKIKDLYFKYKRFCFIADIAKTVRNLDSKSSNRLISSYIRTYMTLYDTDGSLKIYLIDPSERISSIVLQWGNAVFFSATLLPSEYYFNVLGGNDFDNFIDLPSPYARENRLIADIEIETTYSARNSTVVDLCRYINAAVNVKHGNYLVFMPSFDYLENAVSVYKRLFSYDKIIVQKRHMPNSERESFVSSFRQIALGNISMVGFAVLGGIFSEGIDLIGDALYGAIIVGVGLVPPNKEKESQVLLYDERGETGKRLAYDLPGLNRVFQAAGRVIRSEDDRGFILLCDSRYRQQDYIEAFPDDWDDIKHIADIDDLKDALNEFWE
- a CDS encoding fumarylacetoacetate hydrolase family protein, which produces MRIVRFEYNDGKKKTVLYGKIVGDKISVCEYLNKEKSCDTDFLRFTETGEILPISDQTDNIVILSPSMPSKIVAVGKCYKEHIAEIGGEVPETPVIFLKPPSSVNHHLGNIRIPNGFGRIDYEGELAFIISQKASSVKASDAHNYILGYTCFNDVTARDIQKIDGQWTRAKGFDTFAPFGPWIETEVDPMCLNIRTVRNGKTVQKANTSDMRWNVYEQLEFITSCMTLMPGDVVTTGTPSGIGEIKAGDIIEVEIEGIGILKNFVTIK
- the yihA gene encoding ribosome biogenesis GTP-binding protein YihA/YsxC yields the protein MNKNNVSLTISAGFSEQLIRDGLYQIAFSGRSNVGKSSLINKLLNRKNFARVSGMPGKTITINYYNIDGKIYFVDLPGYGYAQRSNEEQLKWSNLVEAYFEENDKLKAVIQLIDIKVGATKDDINMFTWMNYHDIPYIVAATKSDKLTKAILKINLDELRNSDIIRPGTKVIPFSSLTGEGSGNVWSEILNNL